The following coding sequences lie in one Pseudoalteromonas sp. Scap06 genomic window:
- the fliE gene encoding flagellar hook-basal body complex protein FliE: MKIQNSALFQEMQSMASEATRSNQVNNLPTQVQSTSTAQFGDMLSNALNTVHELQQDTGQKRKAVEMGDRSVSLAEAMIASQKSSVAFEATVQVRNKLVESYKEIMNMPV; this comes from the coding sequence ATGAAAATTCAAAACAGTGCTTTATTTCAAGAAATGCAATCTATGGCTTCAGAAGCCACGCGTAGTAACCAAGTTAATAACTTGCCAACGCAAGTGCAATCAACGTCTACAGCACAATTTGGTGATATGTTGAGTAATGCACTTAATACAGTGCATGAGCTTCAGCAAGACACAGGACAAAAAAGAAAAGCAGTTGAGATGGGCGACAGAAGCGTATCGCTTGCTGAGGCGATGATTGCCTCGCAAAAGTCTTCTGTGGCATTTGAAGCTACGGTACAGGTTCGTAATAAGCTTGTTGAATCTTACAAAGAAATTATGAACATGCCTGTTTAA
- the fliI gene encoding flagellar protein export ATPase FliI produces the protein MSVSDTSLSERLSQYQQHIKTPAPAVAGVLTRVVGLTLEAKGLRAPVGSQCKIETMSGFVDAEIVGFNDQTLYLMPNDHISGVLPGARVIPQVNDTGLPVGMSLLGRVIDGLGRPLDGLGKINAEHTLKFAQNAINPLARRPISKPMDVGVRAINSVITVGQGQRMGLFAGSGVGKSVLLGMMTRGSEADVIVVGLVGERGREVKEFIEEILGVEGRKRSVVVAAPADASPLMRLKGCESAVTIAEYFRDQGLNVLLLLDSVTRYAMAQREIALAVGEPPATKGYPPSVFAKLPALVERAGNGGEGQGSITAFFTVLSEGDDMQDPIADAARAILDGHIVLSRDLADSGHYPAIDIEKSISRVMPQVVSEPHMQQARVLKQVYSMYQQNKDMITLGAYQKGSDQMLDQAINMMPRVNAFLQQGMRDVISYDDGLQGLAQLLGQA, from the coding sequence ATGTCTGTGAGCGATACTTCATTAAGCGAACGCTTATCTCAATACCAACAACATATTAAAACCCCAGCCCCTGCGGTTGCGGGTGTTTTAACCCGTGTGGTTGGTTTAACACTTGAAGCAAAAGGCCTGCGAGCTCCAGTAGGCAGCCAATGTAAAATTGAAACCATGAGCGGCTTTGTTGATGCCGAGATTGTTGGTTTTAATGATCAAACCTTATATTTAATGCCCAATGATCATATCTCAGGTGTACTTCCTGGTGCCCGAGTTATTCCTCAAGTTAATGACACTGGTTTACCTGTTGGTATGAGTTTACTTGGCCGAGTTATCGACGGTTTAGGGCGACCTTTAGATGGGCTAGGGAAAATAAACGCAGAACACACACTTAAATTCGCTCAAAACGCAATAAACCCACTGGCAAGACGCCCCATTAGTAAACCCATGGATGTGGGAGTTCGCGCTATTAACTCAGTAATTACCGTAGGCCAAGGTCAGCGTATGGGCTTATTTGCAGGCTCCGGTGTGGGTAAATCTGTACTATTGGGCATGATGACTCGAGGCAGTGAAGCCGATGTAATTGTAGTGGGTTTAGTTGGTGAGCGTGGCCGAGAAGTAAAAGAATTTATTGAAGAAATACTGGGTGTTGAAGGACGTAAACGCTCAGTTGTTGTGGCAGCGCCTGCTGATGCTTCACCATTAATGCGATTAAAAGGCTGTGAGAGTGCAGTCACCATTGCAGAATACTTTCGAGATCAAGGGCTAAACGTATTGTTACTGCTTGACTCGGTAACGCGTTATGCCATGGCACAGCGTGAAATAGCACTTGCTGTGGGTGAGCCTCCTGCTACCAAAGGTTATCCGCCTTCAGTATTTGCTAAATTACCCGCATTAGTGGAACGTGCTGGTAATGGCGGAGAAGGGCAAGGCTCTATTACTGCCTTTTTTACTGTACTGAGTGAAGGTGATGACATGCAAGACCCGATAGCCGATGCCGCACGTGCCATACTTGATGGGCATATTGTTTTATCGCGTGATTTAGCCGACAGCGGTCATTACCCTGCTATTGATATAGAAAAGTCTATTTCTCGAGTGATGCCACAAGTGGTTTCTGAGCCACATATGCAGCAAGCTCGGGTACTTAAACAAGTATATTCTATGTATCAACAGAACAAAGATATGATCACCTTGGGTGCTTATCAAAAAGGCAGTGACCAAATGCTTGATCAGGCAATAAACATGATGCCAAGAGTGAACGCATTTTTACAGCAAGGCATGCGTGACGTGATTAGTTATGATGATGGCCTACAAGGGCTCGCACAATTATTAGGACAAGCATAA
- the fliF gene encoding flagellar basal-body MS-ring/collar protein FliF, which translates to MAQSNQSTDLALADGMMEQSETEDQQEQKSGYFSALGGVDVLRQITLIVALAICLAIAIFVIIWARQPDMRPLGKMQTQELIETLDFLDAQKIDYELDGNVVSVDETEYQNIKLLMTREGLDQGPTSGSDIIMQDMGFGVSQRLERERLKHGREQQLARTIEELNNVTRAKVLLAIPKENVFARREKKPSATVVLTLKRGRSLDSEEVDSVVDMIASAVQGLEPSRVTVTDQNGRLLNSGSQTSLAARSRKEYDLERKREQEYLEKIDSILIPVVGLGNYTAQVDLSMDFSAVEETQKRYNPDLPAVRSETTFEENNIGGLAVGIPGALTNQPPVNSTIPEDAMAGGAGTATSPSRTHKEATRNYELDTTISHKRQQTGVIRRISVSVAVDYLPTVDENGETTMTPRSVEALSNIRRLLQGGVGFDMQRGDALEVVTVPFVREDSALDFELPLWEQDWFMKMMRLVLGALVIIVLILAVVKPMLKRLIYPDNTLEEYDEDSLSSGVDLGDSTLDMLNNDFDSASVGFSSDGTLQLPDLHGDEDLLKAVRALVANEPELSSQVVKAWLTEDD; encoded by the coding sequence GTGGCGCAATCTAATCAATCAACAGATCTGGCACTTGCTGATGGCATGATGGAGCAAAGTGAAACTGAAGATCAACAAGAGCAAAAATCGGGCTATTTCAGCGCCCTAGGTGGTGTTGATGTTTTACGTCAAATTACCCTGATTGTTGCATTGGCCATTTGTTTGGCTATTGCTATCTTCGTGATTATCTGGGCTCGTCAGCCAGATATGCGCCCATTAGGTAAAATGCAAACTCAAGAGTTAATTGAAACACTCGACTTTTTAGATGCGCAAAAAATTGACTATGAACTTGATGGTAATGTGGTGTCGGTTGATGAAACTGAGTATCAAAATATTAAGTTACTGATGACACGTGAAGGTTTAGATCAAGGGCCAACATCAGGTAGCGATATTATTATGCAAGACATGGGGTTTGGAGTAAGCCAACGTTTAGAACGTGAGCGCCTTAAACATGGTCGCGAGCAACAGCTTGCCCGTACTATTGAAGAGCTAAACAACGTTACTCGCGCCAAAGTACTATTAGCTATTCCAAAAGAAAATGTATTTGCTCGTCGAGAGAAAAAACCCTCAGCAACAGTAGTACTAACGCTTAAGCGTGGTCGCTCATTAGATAGCGAAGAAGTTGACTCAGTAGTTGATATGATTGCTTCAGCGGTGCAAGGCCTTGAGCCTTCTCGCGTAACGGTGACCGATCAAAACGGTCGCTTACTAAATTCAGGTTCGCAAACCTCTTTGGCTGCACGCTCTCGTAAAGAATACGACCTAGAGCGTAAACGTGAGCAAGAATACCTAGAAAAAATTGACAGCATTTTAATTCCCGTCGTTGGTTTGGGTAATTACACCGCCCAAGTAGATTTAAGCATGGACTTTAGTGCAGTAGAAGAAACACAAAAACGTTACAACCCAGATTTACCGGCAGTAAGAAGTGAAACCACTTTCGAAGAAAATAATATCGGTGGTTTAGCGGTAGGTATTCCTGGTGCACTTACTAATCAGCCTCCTGTTAACTCAACGATACCTGAAGATGCAATGGCTGGCGGTGCAGGCACTGCAACCTCACCAAGTCGTACTCACAAAGAAGCTACCCGTAACTATGAACTTGATACCACTATTTCTCATAAACGTCAGCAAACGGGTGTGATCCGCAGAATTAGTGTGTCTGTAGCGGTCGATTACTTACCCACGGTAGATGAAAACGGTGAAACAACCATGACACCACGCTCGGTAGAAGCTTTGTCAAATATTCGTCGCTTGTTACAAGGTGGCGTAGGCTTTGATATGCAACGTGGCGATGCACTTGAAGTAGTGACCGTGCCATTTGTTCGTGAAGACTCAGCGCTTGATTTCGAATTGCCTTTATGGGAACAAGACTGGTTTATGAAAATGATGCGCTTAGTATTGGGTGCGCTGGTTATTATTGTACTGATTTTAGCTGTAGTTAAGCCTATGCTTAAGCGATTAATTTACCCAGATAATACACTTGAAGAATATGATGAAGACTCTCTTAGTTCAGGTGTTGACCTTGGTGACAGCACATTAGATATGCTAAATAATGACTTTGATTCTGCTTCAGTTGGCTTCTCAAGCGATGGTACACTACAGTTACCAGACCTACATGGCGACGAAGACTTATTGAAAGCGGTTCGTGCCCTTGTAGCCAATGAACCAGAACTATCATCACAAGTAGTGAAAGCGTGGTTAACAGAAGATGACTGA
- a CDS encoding PAS domain-containing sensor histidine kinase, producing the protein MALASVLKPQFISANQYNPCLLQEEYVGELSDLRQQASWLSHLVDTMPAGVIVLDGKGMIAKANQIAIDMLGEPLEGEKWFSVIQRSFRPHQDDGHEVSLKDGRLIKLDITALAPEPGQLILMTDLTETRRLQKRVAHMQRLSALGKMVASLAHQVRTPLSAAMLYAANLGSKRLPEASRGSFHTKLMSRLKDLETQVNDMLLFAKSGDQQVVEQVSMQQLLSEVKAGADAMVALNDSELNVSLPEPDIEIMGNKTALASAIQNLIHNSIQVIGSGAQVYLSAQRDKQDSDFVRISVSDNGPGIDLVQSEKIFEPFYTTKSQGTGLGLAVVSSVASAHQGRVEANNNPHGGAIFSMLLPISVTSKLGESHE; encoded by the coding sequence ATGGCCCTTGCAAGTGTGCTAAAACCCCAGTTTATTTCTGCTAACCAGTATAACCCATGTTTACTGCAAGAGGAGTATGTTGGTGAGTTGAGTGATTTGCGTCAACAGGCAAGTTGGCTTTCTCATTTAGTTGATACTATGCCTGCGGGCGTGATTGTACTCGATGGTAAAGGAATGATCGCTAAAGCGAATCAAATTGCTATCGATATGCTCGGTGAACCACTAGAAGGTGAGAAGTGGTTTAGTGTTATTCAGCGCTCATTTCGTCCTCATCAAGATGATGGTCATGAAGTGTCGTTAAAAGATGGACGCTTAATAAAACTCGATATTACCGCACTTGCGCCAGAGCCTGGGCAACTTATATTAATGACCGATTTGACTGAAACCCGACGCTTACAAAAACGAGTCGCGCATATGCAGCGTTTAAGTGCGTTAGGTAAAATGGTGGCATCTTTGGCCCATCAAGTACGCACACCGTTATCAGCAGCGATGTTGTATGCTGCCAACTTAGGCTCAAAGCGCTTACCGGAAGCATCACGCGGCAGTTTTCACACAAAATTAATGTCTCGCTTGAAAGATTTAGAAACCCAAGTAAACGACATGCTGCTATTTGCTAAAAGTGGTGATCAACAGGTAGTTGAGCAAGTGTCGATGCAACAGTTACTCAGTGAAGTAAAAGCTGGTGCCGATGCCATGGTAGCGCTCAATGATAGCGAATTAAATGTGAGCTTACCTGAACCCGATATAGAAATCATGGGTAATAAAACCGCATTAGCAAGCGCTATTCAAAACCTAATTCACAACAGTATTCAAGTTATTGGCAGTGGCGCGCAGGTTTACCTTAGCGCCCAGCGTGACAAACAAGACTCTGACTTTGTACGCATTAGCGTGAGTGACAATGGTCCAGGCATTGACTTAGTCCAGAGCGAGAAAATATTTGAACCTTTTTATACCACTAAAAGCCAAGGTACAGGCTTAGGGCTTGCCGTTGTTAGTTCGGTAGCCAGTGCGCATCAGGGAAGGGTGGAGGCAAACAACAACCCACACGGGGGAGCAATTTTTAGTATGTTGCTGCCTATTAGTGTCACATCTAAATTAGGGGAGTCACATGAGTAA
- the fliH gene encoding flagellar assembly protein FliH: protein MSNSKGRPLHADEADELLKNWPIPDVAPDERSFGNRSTAFGTPLAELYHKEMAKEQDEEPEEQELPSLTMVELERIRQDAYEEGLKQGHEQGYIDGFDKGVTEGKEAGYKEGVELGKTQGQEEVKPLMDEQLTHLRSLLDSLSDPLKKVDEQAEKQLVQLATMLSEAIIYQEIKTSPDIILHTLKKSIDALNAEQQKVKIHLHPEDLTLIKTSYGEQAIEDNHWQLIPEPTLERGGCEVKTTLSSLDMTLKTRVKETLDSFLHNSGI from the coding sequence ATGAGTAACTCAAAAGGTCGCCCGTTACACGCTGATGAAGCTGATGAGCTATTAAAAAATTGGCCAATTCCAGATGTTGCGCCAGATGAGCGAAGTTTTGGCAATCGTTCGACCGCTTTTGGTACGCCATTGGCAGAGCTATACCATAAAGAAATGGCCAAAGAGCAAGATGAAGAGCCCGAAGAACAAGAATTACCTTCTCTTACTATGGTGGAGCTTGAGCGCATTCGCCAAGATGCGTATGAGGAAGGTCTTAAGCAAGGACACGAGCAAGGCTATATAGATGGTTTTGATAAAGGCGTAACTGAGGGAAAAGAAGCTGGTTACAAAGAAGGTGTTGAGCTGGGTAAAACCCAAGGTCAAGAAGAGGTTAAACCTTTGATGGATGAGCAGTTAACTCACTTACGCAGCTTGTTAGATAGTTTATCTGATCCACTTAAAAAAGTGGATGAGCAAGCAGAAAAGCAGTTGGTACAGTTAGCAACTATGCTTAGTGAAGCAATCATTTATCAAGAGATAAAAACTTCGCCTGATATTATCTTACATACCTTGAAAAAAAGCATTGATGCATTGAATGCAGAGCAACAGAAAGTTAAAATTCATCTTCACCCAGAAGACCTAACACTTATAAAAACCAGTTATGGCGAGCAAGCTATTGAAGATAATCATTGGCAGTTAATTCCAGAGCCTACATTGGAGCGCGGCGGTTGTGAAGTTAAGACAACACTATCGTCTTTAGATATGACCTTGAAAACTCGTGTCAAAGAAACATTGGATAGTTTTTTGCATAATAGTGGTATCTAA
- a CDS encoding sigma-54 dependent transcriptional regulator: MSNTILVVEDDAGLREALIDTLEMSGIACTAASSAEQAMLLLKKDVFSLVVSDVQMGEMSGLDLLRSIKLNHPDLPVLMMTAYATIDDAVEAMRLGAIDYMAKPFAPEVLLNMVSRYLPEKEKETDGPIVADPSSIQLLELAGKVARSDASVMVLGPSGSGKEVLARYIHDKSKRCNEPFVAINCAAIPENMLEATLFGYEKGAFTGAIQACPGKFEQAQGGTILLDEITEMDLGLQAKLLRVLQEREVERLGGRKTISLDVRVLATSNRELKEAVAENQFREDLYYRLNVFPLLWRPLCERPGDIIVLAKHLIERHLSKSKEPMAYLDTSAEQKLLSHSWPGNVRELDNVIQRALILRSGSTIDEHAIFIENLTPTQFVVETTSVPEPINNSLSNAYYDEKTMPEDEQKNDLLALDTGSYKDELKDKEHRIILETLARCQGKRKEVAETLGISPRTLRYKLAQMRDLGISLPA, translated from the coding sequence ATGAGTAACACTATTTTAGTTGTAGAAGACGACGCCGGACTTCGTGAAGCATTAATTGATACTCTAGAAATGTCGGGCATCGCTTGCACGGCAGCCAGTAGTGCAGAGCAAGCCATGTTGTTATTAAAAAAAGATGTATTTTCACTGGTGGTCAGTGATGTACAAATGGGCGAAATGAGTGGCTTAGATTTATTACGCAGTATTAAATTAAATCACCCTGATTTACCCGTTTTAATGATGACGGCCTATGCCACTATTGATGATGCGGTTGAAGCCATGCGCCTAGGCGCGATTGATTATATGGCTAAGCCATTTGCACCAGAAGTGCTATTGAACATGGTGAGCCGTTACTTACCTGAAAAGGAAAAAGAAACAGACGGTCCTATCGTTGCCGACCCTAGTAGTATTCAATTACTTGAACTTGCAGGTAAAGTTGCTCGTTCAGATGCCAGTGTAATGGTACTTGGGCCAAGTGGCTCAGGTAAAGAAGTGCTGGCACGGTATATTCATGACAAGTCAAAACGCTGCAATGAACCATTTGTAGCAATTAACTGTGCTGCTATTCCTGAAAACATGCTTGAAGCTACTTTGTTTGGCTACGAAAAAGGCGCGTTTACTGGTGCGATTCAGGCCTGCCCGGGTAAGTTTGAACAAGCACAGGGTGGGACTATCTTACTTGATGAAATCACCGAAATGGATTTAGGCTTACAAGCTAAACTACTGCGGGTATTACAAGAACGCGAAGTTGAGCGTTTAGGCGGTCGGAAAACTATTTCGCTAGATGTACGTGTGCTTGCAACCAGTAACCGCGAATTAAAAGAGGCCGTTGCTGAAAATCAGTTCCGCGAAGATTTATATTATCGACTCAATGTGTTTCCTTTACTGTGGCGACCTCTGTGTGAGCGTCCTGGCGACATTATTGTACTGGCTAAGCATTTAATTGAACGTCACTTAAGTAAAAGCAAAGAGCCAATGGCGTATCTAGATACAAGCGCTGAACAAAAGCTACTTAGCCATAGCTGGCCGGGTAACGTTCGAGAGCTGGATAACGTTATTCAACGTGCTTTAATTTTACGCAGTGGCAGTACTATTGATGAGCATGCAATTTTTATCGAAAATTTAACCCCAACTCAGTTTGTGGTTGAAACAACGTCAGTGCCTGAGCCTATAAACAATAGTCTCAGTAACGCTTATTATGATGAAAAAACAATGCCCGAAGATGAGCAAAAAAATGATTTGCTCGCCTTAGACACGGGGAGTTATAAAGATGAGCTTAAAGATAAAGAGCATCGCATAATTCTAGAAACCTTGGCGCGTTGCCAAGGGAAACGTAAAGAAGTAGCCGAAACCTTAGGTATAAGTCCACGTACTTTGCGTTACAAATTAGCGCAAATGCGCGATTTAGGTATTTCCCTCCCTGCATAA
- a CDS encoding AAC(3) family N-acetyltransferase, producing MQNYHYSRTDFELALQSVGICKGDTVFCHSNVGYLGYPEGVTSKQQSLELILSTFLNLLGSQGTLVVPTFTYSFGKGENFNVNDTASDCGMFSEYIRTNPLSVRSNDPSVSVSAIGKYASFLTNKVSENAYDEGSAFSRLVQLKAKVLNINFDAGSTLLHFFERVHNVSYRFDKTFYGKKFDGKCYIPCKSTLWVRDLNIEGSQASFERFNRYASDKGIYKRAKVGRGGIGCISVEDMNKAFSELYEKDPWFLTDKHI from the coding sequence TTGCAAAACTATCATTATAGTAGGACTGATTTTGAGTTGGCTTTACAATCTGTAGGGATTTGTAAAGGTGATACTGTTTTTTGTCATAGTAATGTTGGTTACCTAGGTTACCCGGAAGGAGTTACTTCCAAGCAGCAATCCTTAGAGTTAATACTTAGTACTTTTTTAAATTTACTAGGAAGCCAAGGTACCTTAGTGGTACCTACCTTTACTTATTCATTTGGTAAAGGAGAGAATTTTAATGTCAATGATACAGCGTCTGACTGTGGTATGTTCTCAGAATATATTAGGACTAATCCATTGTCAGTGCGAAGCAATGACCCTTCTGTATCTGTTTCTGCTATTGGAAAGTATGCTAGTTTCTTAACAAATAAAGTATCTGAAAATGCCTATGATGAGGGAAGCGCTTTTTCACGACTCGTTCAATTAAAGGCTAAGGTGCTTAACATTAACTTTGATGCAGGCAGTACGTTATTACATTTTTTTGAAAGAGTACATAATGTATCTTATAGGTTTGACAAAACATTTTATGGTAAAAAGTTTGATGGCAAATGCTATATTCCATGCAAATCAACCTTATGGGTTCGAGATTTAAACATAGAGGGGTCTCAGGCGAGTTTCGAGCGCTTTAACCGTTATGCCAGTGATAAAGGTATTTATAAAAGGGCTAAGGTAGGTCGAGGTGGAATTGGCTGTATTTCTGTCGAAGATATGAACAAGGCATTCTCAGAGTTATATGAGAAAGACCCTTGGTTTTTAACAGATAAACACATTTAA
- the fliG gene encoding flagellar motor switch protein FliG — translation MTDQEQKQLPPAFDVDKLDGVDKAAILLLSLSEEDAAQILKHLEPKQVQKVGMAMAAIDDLSQAKISAVHNLFIEQIQSFSTIGFQSEDFIKKALTAALGEDKAASLIDQIVMGSGAKGLDSLKWMDSKQVANIIRNEHPQIQTIVLSYLEPEQSAEILAQFPEKVRLDLTMRIANLEEVQPAALQELNEIMEKQFAGQAGAQAAKMGGLKAAADIMNYLDTNVEGQLMDSIREHDEEMSQQIQDLMFVFENLMDVEDRGIQAILREVPQDVLMKAIKGTDEALKEKILGNMSKRAAEMLADDLEAMAPVRISEVEAAQKEILSTARRLSDSGEIMLGGGGGEEFL, via the coding sequence ATGACTGATCAAGAACAAAAACAACTACCACCGGCGTTTGATGTTGATAAGCTCGATGGTGTAGATAAAGCGGCGATATTATTGCTAAGTTTATCTGAAGAAGATGCAGCGCAAATCCTAAAGCACTTAGAGCCAAAGCAAGTGCAAAAGGTAGGTATGGCCATGGCGGCAATCGATGATTTGTCGCAAGCTAAAATCAGCGCAGTGCACAACTTGTTTATCGAACAAATTCAAAGCTTTAGTACGATAGGTTTTCAGTCTGAAGATTTTATCAAAAAAGCACTTACTGCTGCATTAGGTGAAGATAAAGCTGCCAGCTTGATAGACCAAATTGTTATGGGCTCAGGCGCCAAAGGGCTTGATTCATTAAAATGGATGGACTCAAAGCAGGTAGCGAATATTATTCGTAATGAGCATCCACAAATTCAAACAATTGTGCTTTCTTATTTAGAGCCGGAACAATCTGCTGAGATTTTAGCGCAATTTCCTGAAAAAGTGCGCTTAGATTTAACCATGCGTATTGCCAATTTAGAAGAAGTTCAACCAGCGGCTTTACAAGAATTAAACGAAATTATGGAAAAACAATTCGCTGGTCAAGCGGGTGCACAAGCTGCGAAGATGGGTGGCTTAAAAGCGGCTGCAGATATTATGAACTACCTCGATACCAATGTTGAAGGGCAGTTAATGGATTCTATCCGTGAGCATGACGAAGAAATGTCGCAACAAATTCAAGACTTAATGTTTGTCTTCGAAAACTTAATGGATGTAGAGGATCGAGGTATTCAAGCAATTTTACGTGAAGTGCCTCAAGATGTTCTGATGAAAGCCATTAAAGGCACTGACGAAGCGCTTAAAGAGAAGATTTTGGGTAACATGTCAAAACGTGCAGCAGAAATGCTTGCTGATGACTTAGAAGCTATGGCACCAGTGCGTATTAGTGAAGTAGAAGCAGCACAAAAAGAAATACTGTCAACAGCTCGTCGTCTATCAGATTCAGGTGAAATTATGCTTGGTGGTGGCGGTGGTGAGGAGTTCTTATAA
- a CDS encoding DNA-3-methyladenine glycosylase I, which yields MNKETQCRCPWLDTTKPDYVEYHDHEWGVPVYEDQLLFEFLTLESAQAGLSWYTILKKRENYKNAFANFDVHKVAAFTEHDIEKLMQNAGIVRNRLKIVATINNAKCFIAIQEEFGSFSDYQWRFVGNKPQVNDLETLADYPAVTEASTLFAKDLKKRGFKFLGPTTVYAYMQACGMVNDHSNDCFRKEEDIAQYS from the coding sequence ATGAATAAAGAGACTCAGTGCCGCTGCCCATGGTTAGATACAACAAAACCTGACTATGTGGAATATCATGATCATGAATGGGGCGTCCCAGTGTATGAGGATCAACTACTTTTTGAGTTTTTAACATTAGAATCGGCACAAGCAGGACTTAGCTGGTATACAATATTAAAAAAGCGTGAGAATTATAAAAATGCCTTCGCCAACTTTGATGTACACAAAGTAGCGGCCTTTACTGAACACGATATAGAAAAATTAATGCAAAATGCGGGCATAGTTCGCAACCGCTTAAAAATTGTCGCAACAATTAATAACGCGAAATGCTTTATTGCAATTCAAGAAGAATTTGGCAGTTTTAGTGATTATCAATGGCGGTTTGTTGGTAATAAACCTCAGGTAAACGATCTAGAAACACTGGCCGACTACCCTGCAGTTACTGAGGCATCGACGTTATTTGCGAAGGATTTAAAAAAGCGTGGCTTTAAATTTTTAGGCCCAACCACAGTGTATGCTTACATGCAGGCCTGTGGAATGGTTAACGATCATAGTAATGATTGCTTTAGGAAGGAAGAAGATATCGCGCAGTACTCATAG
- a CDS encoding cyclase family protein yields MKITDLTMLLEEGMQTFAAHWHPFFESTQLGRHGIENRETRKIVLGTHTGTHIDAPRHFIADGETIENIPLAQLNGPARVIDFSNLADKHEITKDELTLALGSQCPVRLVARFDWDLKLNTNEYYTDHAFFSEDACQWLVDNGCKLIALDTPQPDNPLNGRGAEKDAPNHKILLGAGVVIVEYLINIRSIESEEFTLIVAPLKIKGGDGAPVRCFAIE; encoded by the coding sequence ATGAAAATAACAGATTTAACAATGTTGCTTGAAGAGGGGATGCAAACATTTGCAGCTCATTGGCACCCCTTTTTTGAATCAACTCAGTTAGGACGACACGGAATTGAAAATAGAGAAACGCGAAAAATTGTATTAGGTACACACACTGGAACTCACATAGATGCCCCAAGGCACTTTATTGCTGATGGTGAAACAATTGAAAATATACCATTAGCTCAATTAAATGGGCCTGCACGGGTTATTGACTTTTCGAATCTTGCAGATAAACATGAAATTACTAAAGATGAGTTGACATTAGCTTTAGGTTCCCAGTGTCCGGTTCGCCTTGTTGCCAGGTTTGACTGGGATTTAAAATTAAACACTAATGAATACTACACAGACCATGCCTTTTTTTCTGAGGATGCTTGTCAATGGCTGGTAGATAATGGGTGTAAGCTTATCGCCCTAGATACCCCCCAGCCTGACAACCCTTTAAATGGAAGAGGGGCAGAAAAGGATGCACCTAACCATAAAATACTGCTTGGTGCAGGTGTTGTTATCGTTGAATATTTAATTAATATTCGTTCGATTGAGAGCGAAGAATTTACGCTTATCGTCGCACCCTTAAAAATTAAAGGTGGCGATGGGGCTCCAGTTAGGTGTTTTGCAATTGAGTAA